The following proteins come from a genomic window of Enterobacter chengduensis:
- the deoR gene encoding DNA-binding transcriptional repressor DeoR — translation METRRDDRIAQLLQALKRSDKLHLKEAANLLGVSEMTIRRDLNSESAPVVLLGGYIVLEPRSASHYLISDQKTRLVEEKRKAARLAASLVQPHQTLFFDCGTTTPWIIEAIDSSIPFTAVCYSLNTFLALQEKPECRVILCGGEFHASNAIFKPLNLQDTLSNLCPDIAFYSAAGVNVRQGATCFNLEELPVKHWALSAAQYHVLVVDHSKFGKVRSARMGELGQFDAIVSDCRPDDEIVAHAKAQQVKLMY, via the coding sequence ATGGAAACACGTCGCGATGACCGCATAGCTCAGCTGCTTCAGGCGCTGAAGCGCAGCGATAAGCTGCATCTTAAGGAAGCCGCCAACCTCCTCGGCGTCTCAGAGATGACCATTCGTCGGGATCTGAACAGCGAAAGCGCGCCCGTCGTGCTGCTGGGCGGCTATATTGTGCTTGAGCCGCGCAGCGCCAGCCATTATCTGATCAGCGACCAGAAGACGCGCCTGGTGGAAGAGAAGCGTAAAGCCGCGCGGCTTGCGGCCTCGCTGGTGCAGCCGCACCAGACGCTGTTTTTTGACTGCGGGACCACCACGCCGTGGATTATCGAAGCCATCGACAGCAGCATCCCTTTTACCGCCGTGTGCTACTCCCTGAACACCTTTCTGGCGCTTCAGGAGAAACCCGAGTGCCGGGTGATCCTCTGCGGGGGCGAGTTTCACGCCAGCAACGCTATCTTTAAGCCGCTCAACCTGCAGGACACCCTCAGCAATCTCTGCCCGGACATCGCGTTCTATTCCGCCGCGGGCGTGAATGTGCGTCAGGGGGCGACCTGCTTTAATCTGGAGGAACTGCCGGTAAAGCACTGGGCGTTAAGCGCGGCGCAGTACCACGTGCTGGTGGTCGATCACAGTAAGTTTGGTAAGGTGCGGTCGGCACGAATGGGCGAGCTGGGGCAGTTTGACGCCATCGTCAGCGATTGCCGCCCGGACGACGAGATTGTGGCCCACGCGAAGGCGCAGCAGGTAAAGTTGATGTATTGA
- the gsiD gene encoding glutathione ABC transporter permease GsiD — protein sequence MRLLNWRRQAVLNAMPGLKPDHIRTPWSEFWRRFRRQPVAMAAGLFVLLLIAVAIVAQWVAPFDAENYFDYDRLNDGPSMLHWFGVDSLGRDIFSRVLVGAQISLAAGVFAVLIGAAIGTVLGLVAGYYEGWWDRIIMRICDVLFAFPGILLAIAVVAIMGSGMANVIIAVAVFSIPAFARLVRGNTLVLKQQTFIESARSMGASDATILFSHILPGTVSSIVVYFTMRIGVSIISAASLSFLGLGAQPPTPEWGAMLNEARADMVIAPHVAIFPSLAIFLTVLAFNLLGDGLRDALDPRIKG from the coding sequence ATGCGATTGTTGAACTGGCGACGTCAGGCCGTGTTAAACGCGATGCCGGGGCTCAAACCGGACCATATCCGCACCCCGTGGTCTGAATTCTGGCGGCGTTTTCGCCGTCAGCCGGTCGCGATGGCGGCGGGGCTGTTCGTGCTGCTGCTGATTGCGGTGGCGATTGTGGCGCAGTGGGTGGCGCCGTTTGATGCGGAAAACTATTTTGATTACGACCGTCTGAACGACGGCCCCTCGATGCTGCACTGGTTCGGCGTGGACTCCCTCGGCCGCGATATCTTCAGCCGCGTGCTGGTGGGGGCGCAAATCTCGCTCGCCGCCGGGGTGTTCGCGGTGCTGATTGGCGCGGCCATCGGGACCGTTCTGGGTCTGGTTGCCGGGTATTACGAAGGCTGGTGGGACCGCATCATCATGCGCATCTGCGACGTGCTGTTTGCTTTTCCCGGCATTCTGCTGGCGATCGCCGTGGTGGCGATCATGGGCAGCGGCATGGCGAACGTCATCATTGCCGTCGCGGTCTTTTCGATTCCGGCGTTTGCCCGCCTGGTGCGCGGCAACACGCTGGTGCTGAAGCAGCAGACCTTTATCGAGTCCGCCCGCAGCATGGGGGCCAGCGACGCTACCATCCTGTTCAGCCATATTCTGCCGGGTACGGTCTCGTCCATCGTGGTCTATTTCACCATGCGTATCGGCGTGTCGATTATCTCGGCGGCCAGCCTGTCGTTTCTGGGTTTGGGCGCGCAGCCGCCAACGCCGGAGTGGGGCGCGATGCTGAACGAGGCGAGGGCAGATATGGTGATTGCGCCGCACGTGGCGATCTTCCCGAGTCTGGCGATTTTCCTGACCGTGCTGGCGTTTAACCTGTTAGGTGACGGGCTGCGCGACGCGCTGGATCCGAGGATTAAGGGGTAG
- the dacC gene encoding serine-type D-Ala-D-Ala carboxypeptidase → MTRKMTSLRSLAAGSALLFLFAPTLYAAEQAAPEAPPVDARAWILMDYSSGKVLAEGNADEKLDPASLTKIMTSYVVGQALKAGKIKLDDMVTIGKDAWATGNPALRGSSVMFLKPGDQVSVSDLNKGVIIQSGNDACIALADYVAGSQDSFIGLMNGYAQKLGLTNTTFKTVHGLDAPGQFSTARDMALLGKALIHDVPDEYAIHKEKEFTFNKIRQPNRNRLLWSSNVNVDGMKTGTTAGAGYNLVASATQGDMRLISVVLGTKTDRIRFNESEKLLTWGFRFYETVTPIKPDATFVSQRVWFGDKSEVNLGAGEAGSVTIPRGQLKNLKASYTLTDPQLTAPLKKGQVVGTIDFQLNGKSIEQRPLIVMEAVEEGGFFSRMWDFVMMKFHGWFGSWFS, encoded by the coding sequence ATGACGCGTAAAATGACTTCTCTGCGCAGCCTGGCGGCAGGCTCTGCGCTCCTTTTCCTGTTTGCACCAACGCTCTACGCAGCTGAGCAGGCTGCGCCCGAAGCGCCGCCTGTGGATGCGCGCGCCTGGATCCTGATGGATTATTCCAGCGGTAAGGTGCTGGCGGAAGGCAATGCGGATGAGAAACTCGATCCGGCCAGCCTCACCAAAATCATGACCAGCTATGTGGTGGGCCAGGCGCTGAAGGCGGGCAAGATCAAGCTGGACGATATGGTCACGATCGGGAAGGATGCCTGGGCAACCGGGAACCCGGCGCTGCGGGGCTCTTCCGTGATGTTCCTGAAGCCGGGCGATCAGGTTTCCGTTTCCGATCTGAATAAAGGGGTGATTATTCAGTCGGGGAATGATGCGTGCATCGCGCTGGCCGATTACGTTGCCGGCAGTCAGGATTCTTTCATTGGTTTGATGAATGGCTATGCGCAGAAGCTGGGCTTAACCAACACCACGTTCAAAACGGTTCACGGCCTGGATGCGCCGGGACAGTTCAGTACCGCGCGCGACATGGCGCTGCTGGGGAAGGCGCTGATCCACGACGTGCCGGATGAATACGCCATCCATAAAGAGAAAGAGTTTACCTTCAACAAAATCCGCCAGCCGAACCGCAACCGCCTGCTGTGGAGCAGCAACGTTAACGTGGACGGCATGAAGACCGGCACCACGGCGGGCGCGGGTTATAACCTGGTAGCCTCCGCGACGCAGGGCGACATGCGCCTGATTTCGGTGGTGCTGGGCACCAAAACCGACCGCATTCGCTTTAACGAATCGGAAAAGCTGCTGACCTGGGGCTTCCGCTTCTATGAGACCGTGACGCCGATTAAGCCGGATGCCACGTTCGTCAGCCAGCGCGTCTGGTTTGGTGACAAGAGTGAAGTCAACCTCGGGGCGGGCGAGGCGGGTTCCGTAACCATTCCACGCGGCCAGCTGAAAAACCTGAAGGCCAGCTACACCCTGACCGACCCGCAGCTCACGGCACCGCTGAAAAAAGGCCAGGTGGTCGGGACGATTGATTTCCAGCTCAACGGTAAGTCGATTGAACAGCGTCCGCTGATCGTGATGGAGGCGGTGGAAGAGGGCGGCTTCTTCAGCCGGATGTGGGATTTCGTGATGATGAAATTCCACGGCTGGTTTGGCAGTTGGTTTAGCTAA
- the gsiC gene encoding glutathione ABC transporter permease GsiC, which translates to MLNYVCKRLLGLIPTLLIVAVLVFLFVHMLPGDPARLVAGPEADATVIELVRKQLGLDQPLYRQFIHYICNVLQGDFGISMVSRRPVSEDIASRFMPTFWLTIASMSWAVVFGLGAGIVAAVWRNRWPDKLGMALAVTGISFPAFALGMLLMQIFSVELGWLPTVGADTWQHYILPSLTLGAAVSAVMARFTRASFVDVLSEDYIRTARAKGVSEKWVILKHGFRNAMIPVVTMMGLQFGFLLGGSIVVEKVFNWPGLGRLLVDSVEMRDYPVIQAEVLLFSLEFILINLVVDVLYAAINPAIRYK; encoded by the coding sequence ATGCTGAATTATGTTTGTAAACGTCTGCTGGGGCTTATCCCGACGCTGCTGATTGTGGCGGTGCTGGTGTTTTTGTTTGTCCATATGCTGCCGGGCGATCCGGCGCGTCTGGTTGCAGGGCCGGAAGCGGATGCCACCGTCATTGAGCTGGTGCGCAAGCAGCTTGGTCTTGACCAGCCGCTGTATAGGCAGTTCATCCATTATATCTGCAACGTTCTGCAGGGCGATTTCGGGATCTCGATGGTGTCGCGCCGTCCGGTGTCGGAGGATATTGCCAGCCGCTTTATGCCGACGTTCTGGCTAACGATTGCCAGCATGAGCTGGGCGGTCGTGTTTGGGCTGGGTGCAGGGATTGTGGCGGCGGTCTGGCGCAACCGCTGGCCGGACAAGCTCGGCATGGCGCTGGCGGTCACCGGGATCTCCTTCCCGGCGTTCGCGCTGGGGATGCTGCTGATGCAGATCTTCTCCGTTGAGTTGGGCTGGCTGCCGACCGTCGGGGCGGATACCTGGCAGCACTACATCCTGCCGTCCCTGACCCTGGGGGCTGCCGTTTCGGCGGTGATGGCCCGCTTTACCCGCGCCTCGTTCGTTGACGTGCTGAGCGAAGACTATATTCGCACCGCGCGGGCGAAAGGGGTCAGCGAGAAGTGGGTCATTCTCAAGCACGGGTTTCGCAATGCGATGATCCCGGTGGTGACGATGATGGGGCTGCAGTTTGGCTTCCTGCTGGGCGGCTCGATCGTCGTGGAAAAGGTGTTCAACTGGCCGGGGCTGGGGCGCCTGCTGGTCGATTCCGTCGAGATGCGCGACTACCCGGTGATTCAGGCGGAAGTTCTGCTGTTCTCCCTGGAGTTTATTCTTATTAACTTAGTGGTTGACGTGCTCTACGCCGCCATCAACCCGGCCATCAGGTACAAGTAA
- the bssR gene encoding biofilm formation regulator BssR produces the protein MTVDRLKRDLLNKLINARIDLAAYLQLRKAKGYMSVSESEHLRENLFELCNFMREKAPILRANYGESELLALRRAAEVLSIAGVCLMNGRHDCPNFIAVNAEKLENCLTTLSLCIMCLNEHEALEQH, from the coding sequence ATGACCGTTGACAGACTAAAACGCGATCTGCTGAACAAGCTGATCAACGCCCGAATCGACCTGGCCGCGTACCTGCAGTTGAGGAAGGCAAAAGGGTATATGTCAGTCAGCGAAAGCGAACATCTGCGTGAAAACCTGTTTGAACTGTGTAATTTCATGCGTGAAAAAGCACCGATCCTGAGGGCGAATTACGGCGAAAGCGAGCTGCTTGCGCTGCGCCGTGCCGCTGAGGTGCTCTCCATCGCTGGGGTATGTTTGATGAACGGACGCCACGACTGCCCGAATTTTATCGCCGTTAACGCGGAGAAGCTTGAAAACTGCCTGACCACGCTCTCTCTATGCATCATGTGCCTGAACGAACACGAAGCGCTTGAACAGCACTGA
- the gsiB gene encoding glutathione ABC transporter substrate-binding protein GsiB yields the protein MVTFVARRWLLAASVTAALAAAPAFAAKDVVVAVGSNFTTLDPYDANDTLSQAVAKSFYQGLFGLDKEMKLKNVLAEGYTVSDDGLVYTIKLRTGVKFQDGTDFNAEAVKVNLDRASNPENSLKRYNLYKNIAKTEVVDPATVKITLKEPFSAFINILAHPATAMISPAALKKYGKEIGFHPVGTGPYELLTWNQTDFVKVKKFAGYWQQGLPKLDTITWRPVVDNNTRAAMLQTGEAQFAFPIPYEQAAILQKNSKLELVASPSIMQRYISMNVTQKPFDNPKVREAINYAINRQALVKVAFAGYATPATGVLPPAIAYAQSYQPWPYDPAKARELLKEAGFPNGFSTTLWSSHNHSTAQKVLQFTQQQLAQVGIKVQVTAMDAGQRAAEVEGKGQKESGVRMFYTGWTASTGEADWALSPLFASQNWPPTLFNTAFYSNPQVDKDLADALKTTKPEEKARLYKDAQDIIWKESPWVPLVVEKLVSAHNKALTGFYIMPDTGFSFDDADLK from the coding sequence ATGGTTACATTTGTAGCGCGTAGATGGTTGTTAGCCGCGAGCGTGACGGCAGCCCTGGCCGCTGCCCCCGCGTTCGCTGCCAAAGACGTGGTGGTGGCCGTCGGCTCTAATTTCACCACGCTCGATCCGTATGACGCCAACGACACGCTGTCGCAGGCGGTGGCGAAATCCTTCTATCAGGGCCTTTTCGGCCTGGATAAAGAGATGAAGCTCAAAAACGTGCTGGCGGAGGGATACACCGTCTCCGACGACGGACTGGTGTATACCATCAAGCTCAGAACCGGCGTGAAGTTTCAGGACGGGACCGATTTCAACGCGGAGGCGGTGAAGGTTAACCTCGATCGCGCCAGCAATCCGGAAAATAGCCTCAAGCGCTATAACCTGTATAAAAATATCGCCAAAACGGAGGTGGTCGACCCGGCGACGGTAAAAATTACCCTGAAAGAGCCGTTCTCCGCGTTTATCAATATCCTGGCGCATCCGGCAACGGCGATGATTTCTCCTGCCGCGCTGAAGAAATACGGCAAGGAGATCGGCTTCCACCCGGTCGGTACCGGCCCGTACGAGCTGCTCACCTGGAACCAGACCGATTTTGTAAAGGTGAAGAAATTCGCGGGATACTGGCAGCAGGGGCTGCCGAAGCTGGACACCATCACCTGGCGCCCGGTGGTGGACAACAACACCCGCGCGGCGATGCTGCAAACCGGCGAGGCGCAGTTTGCCTTCCCGATCCCGTATGAGCAGGCCGCCATTCTGCAGAAAAACAGCAAGCTGGAGCTGGTCGCCAGCCCGTCTATCATGCAGCGCTACATCAGCATGAACGTCACGCAAAAGCCGTTTGATAACCCGAAGGTGCGTGAAGCTATCAACTACGCCATCAACCGCCAGGCGCTGGTGAAGGTCGCTTTTGCGGGCTATGCCACCCCGGCGACCGGCGTGCTGCCGCCGGCGATTGCGTATGCGCAAAGCTATCAGCCGTGGCCGTACGATCCGGCCAAAGCGCGCGAGCTGCTGAAAGAGGCGGGCTTCCCGAACGGCTTCAGCACCACGCTGTGGTCGTCGCATAACCACAGTACCGCCCAGAAGGTGCTGCAGTTTACCCAGCAGCAGCTGGCGCAGGTGGGCATCAAGGTGCAGGTCACCGCGATGGATGCCGGGCAGCGTGCGGCTGAAGTGGAGGGAAAAGGGCAGAAAGAGAGCGGCGTGCGGATGTTCTACACCGGCTGGACGGCCTCGACCGGTGAAGCCGACTGGGCGCTGTCGCCGCTGTTCGCCTCGCAGAACTGGCCGCCAACCCTGTTCAACACCGCGTTTTACAGCAATCCGCAGGTGGACAAAGACCTGGCCGATGCCCTGAAAACCACCAAACCGGAAGAGAAAGCGCGCCTCTACAAGGACGCGCAGGACATTATCTGGAAAGAGTCGCCGTGGGTGCCGCTGGTGGTGGAGAAACTGGTCTCAGCCCATAACAAAGCGCTGACCGGGTTCTACATCATGCCGGACACCGGCTTTAGCTTTGACGATGCGGATTTAAAATAA
- the rimO gene encoding 30S ribosomal protein S12 methylthiotransferase RimO gives MSNVTHQPKIGFVSLGCPKNLVDSERILTELRTEGYDVVPSYDNADMVIVNTCGFIDSAVQESLEAIGEALTENGKVIVTGCLGAKEDQIREVHPKVLEITGPHSYEQVLQHVHHYVPKPKHNPFLSLVPEQGVKLTPRHYAYLKISEGCNHRCTFCIIPSMRGDLVSRPIGEVLAEAKRLADAGVKELLVISQDTSAYGVDVKHRSGFHNGEPVKTSMVGLCEQLSKLGIWTRLHYVYPYPHVDDVIPLMAEGKILPYLDIPLQHASPRILKLMKRPGSVDRQLARIKQWREICPELTLRSTFIVGFPGETEEDFQMLLDFLKEARLDRVGCFKYSPVEGATANELADQVPEEVKEERWNRFMQLQQQISAERLQEKVGREIMVIIDEVDEEGAIGRSMADAPEIDGAVYLNGETNVKPGDIIRVKVENADEYDLWGSRV, from the coding sequence ATGAGCAATGTTACGCACCAGCCGAAAATCGGCTTCGTCTCCCTGGGCTGCCCGAAAAACCTCGTGGATTCCGAACGCATCCTGACCGAACTGCGCACCGAGGGCTATGACGTGGTGCCAAGCTACGACAACGCCGATATGGTGATTGTTAACACCTGCGGGTTCATCGACAGCGCGGTTCAGGAGTCCCTGGAAGCCATCGGTGAAGCCCTGACGGAAAATGGCAAAGTGATTGTTACCGGCTGTCTGGGCGCGAAAGAAGACCAGATCCGCGAAGTGCACCCGAAGGTGCTGGAGATCACCGGCCCGCACAGCTACGAGCAGGTGCTGCAACATGTTCATCACTATGTGCCAAAACCCAAGCACAACCCGTTCCTGAGCCTCGTGCCGGAACAGGGCGTGAAGCTGACGCCGCGCCACTACGCGTACCTGAAAATTTCCGAAGGCTGCAACCATCGCTGCACCTTCTGCATCATCCCGTCCATGCGTGGCGATCTGGTGAGCCGTCCGATTGGCGAAGTGCTGGCAGAAGCCAAACGTCTGGCCGACGCGGGCGTGAAGGAGCTGCTGGTCATCTCCCAGGATACCTCTGCTTACGGCGTGGACGTGAAGCACCGCTCCGGATTCCATAACGGCGAGCCGGTGAAAACCAGCATGGTGGGCCTGTGCGAGCAGCTGTCCAAACTCGGCATCTGGACGCGTCTGCACTACGTCTATCCGTACCCGCACGTTGACGACGTGATCCCGCTGATGGCGGAAGGCAAAATTCTGCCGTACCTCGACATCCCGCTGCAGCACGCCAGCCCGCGTATCCTGAAGCTGATGAAGCGCCCAGGCTCCGTTGACCGTCAGCTGGCGCGCATCAAGCAGTGGCGCGAGATCTGCCCGGAGCTGACCCTGCGTTCAACGTTCATCGTCGGCTTCCCGGGTGAAACCGAAGAAGATTTCCAGATGCTGCTCGACTTCCTGAAGGAAGCGCGTCTGGACCGCGTAGGCTGCTTCAAGTACAGCCCGGTGGAAGGTGCGACCGCCAACGAACTGGCGGATCAGGTGCCGGAAGAGGTGAAAGAAGAGCGCTGGAACCGCTTCATGCAGCTGCAGCAGCAGATCTCCGCCGAGCGCCTGCAGGAGAAAGTGGGCCGCGAGATCATGGTCATCATCGACGAAGTGGACGAAGAAGGTGCGATTGGCCGCAGCATGGCCGATGCCCCTGAAATCGACGGTGCGGTGTACCTGAACGGCGAAACCAACGTTAAGCCAGGCGATATTATTCGCGTGAAGGTTGAAAACGCGGACGAGTATGATCTGTGGGGTAGCCGGGTTTAA
- a CDS encoding PQQ-dependent sugar dehydrogenase: protein MHRSSLIFLPALLFPVSLLAAPEAVKVEVLQNRLDHPWSLAFLPDNQGLLVTLKGGQLKRWQAGKGLSDPIVGVPKVWANGQGGLLDVVLAPDFKTSRRVWLSYAEAGDDGKAGTAVGYGRLSDDATRIEGFQVAFRQMPKLSTGNHFGGRLVFDGKGYLFIGLGENNQRPTAQDLDKLQGKVVRLTEDGKVPSDNPFANTPGARPEIWSYGIRNPQGMAMNPWSETLWLNEHGPRGGDEINIPEKGKNYGWSLATHGINYSGLKIPEARGEHVEGTEKPLFVWKVSPAVSGMAFYNSDVFPQWKNKLFIGALKEKDVIVLNVDGNRVTEDGRILGDRDQRIRDVRVGPDGYLYVLTDETDGQLLKVSPSGA, encoded by the coding sequence ATGCACCGATCCTCGCTGATTTTCCTGCCTGCGTTGTTATTTCCCGTATCGCTGCTTGCTGCGCCAGAAGCGGTCAAGGTCGAGGTGCTGCAAAACCGGCTCGATCATCCCTGGTCCCTGGCGTTCCTGCCGGACAATCAAGGGCTGCTGGTGACCCTGAAGGGCGGCCAGCTTAAGCGCTGGCAGGCCGGAAAAGGGCTCTCCGATCCGATTGTCGGCGTACCGAAGGTGTGGGCAAACGGTCAGGGAGGTTTGCTGGACGTGGTGTTGGCGCCGGATTTTAAAACGTCGCGCCGCGTCTGGCTGAGCTACGCCGAGGCCGGTGATGACGGCAAAGCCGGAACGGCGGTGGGCTATGGCCGCCTGAGCGACGACGCTACCCGCATCGAGGGTTTCCAGGTGGCGTTCCGCCAGATGCCGAAACTCTCGACCGGGAACCATTTTGGTGGGCGGCTGGTGTTCGACGGCAAAGGTTACCTCTTTATTGGCCTCGGCGAGAATAACCAGCGGCCGACGGCGCAGGATCTGGACAAGCTGCAGGGTAAAGTCGTGCGCCTCACCGAAGACGGGAAAGTCCCGTCGGATAACCCGTTTGCAAATACTCCCGGCGCGCGCCCGGAAATCTGGTCTTACGGCATTCGCAACCCGCAGGGAATGGCGATGAATCCCTGGAGCGAGACGCTGTGGCTGAACGAGCACGGCCCGCGCGGCGGGGATGAGATCAACATCCCGGAAAAGGGAAAGAACTACGGCTGGTCGCTGGCGACGCACGGCATCAACTACAGCGGGTTGAAAATCCCGGAAGCCAGAGGCGAGCACGTTGAGGGCACCGAAAAGCCGCTGTTCGTCTGGAAAGTGTCCCCCGCAGTCAGCGGCATGGCGTTTTACAACAGCGACGTCTTCCCGCAGTGGAAAAACAAGCTGTTCATCGGCGCGCTGAAGGAGAAGGACGTTATCGTTCTGAACGTGGACGGCAACAGGGTGACGGAAGACGGGCGCATTCTGGGCGACCGGGACCAGCGTATTCGCGACGTGCGGGTGGGGCCGGATGGCTATTTATATGTTCTGACCGACGAGACGGACGGGCAGCTGTTAAAAGTCAGCCCGTCCGGCGCGTAA
- a CDS encoding glutathione S-transferase family protein has protein sequence MITLWGRNNSTNVKKVLWTLEELDLPFNQIMAGLSFGVNKEADYLAMNPNGLVPLLRDDETDATLWESNTIVRYLAAQYGQGRLWVENPARRAQGDKWMDWANQTLSPTHRVILMGLIRTPEAERDYPAIHAAQDACERLFAMMDDELAKHAWFSGEAFGTGDIAVAPFVWNLTNMGLKWTPRPHLARWLNQLSDRPAYRNVVMIPVT, from the coding sequence ATGATTACGCTATGGGGCAGGAATAATTCGACCAACGTTAAGAAAGTGCTCTGGACGCTGGAAGAGCTGGATTTACCGTTCAATCAGATCATGGCCGGACTGTCGTTTGGCGTGAACAAAGAGGCAGACTACCTGGCCATGAACCCGAACGGCCTGGTGCCGCTGCTGCGCGATGATGAAACAGACGCGACGCTTTGGGAGTCCAACACCATTGTGCGTTACCTCGCCGCCCAGTACGGCCAGGGACGCCTGTGGGTTGAAAATCCGGCCCGCCGTGCGCAGGGTGATAAATGGATGGACTGGGCAAACCAGACGCTGTCCCCGACCCACCGCGTGATCCTGATGGGGCTTATCCGCACGCCGGAAGCCGAACGTGACTATCCCGCCATTCATGCCGCGCAGGATGCCTGCGAACGTCTGTTTGCCATGATGGATGACGAGCTTGCGAAGCACGCCTGGTTCTCCGGCGAGGCGTTCGGCACGGGCGATATCGCCGTGGCGCCATTCGTCTGGAACCTGACCAACATGGGCCTGAAGTGGACGCCGCGCCCTCACCTTGCGCGCTGGCTAAACCAGCTGAGCGATCGCCCGGCATACCGCAACGTGGTGATGATCCCGGTCACCTGA
- the ybjG gene encoding undecaprenyl-diphosphate phosphatase, with protein MLENLNYQLFYLINATPASPEWMIDFATFLAKDLIGIVPALAAILWLWGPRSQVKAQRQLVIKVAMALGVSVLASYILGHAFPHDRPFVDHVGYTFLHHAPDDSFPSDHGTVIFTFALAFLFWHRLWSGAVLMVAAVAIAWSRVYLGVHWPLDMVGGFLVGLIGCVSAAILWSLFGEALYRTLSSLYRTLFAIPIRKGWIRD; from the coding sequence ATGTTAGAGAATCTGAATTATCAGCTGTTTTATCTGATTAACGCCACGCCAGCCTCGCCAGAGTGGATGATTGACTTTGCCACCTTTCTGGCAAAAGACCTGATCGGTATCGTGCCCGCGCTGGCCGCCATTCTCTGGCTGTGGGGTCCCCGCAGTCAGGTGAAGGCACAGCGCCAGCTGGTGATCAAAGTCGCGATGGCGCTCGGGGTAAGCGTACTGGCCAGCTATATTCTTGGCCATGCGTTCCCGCACGACCGTCCTTTTGTCGACCATGTCGGTTATACCTTCCTGCATCACGCACCCGATGACTCCTTCCCGAGCGATCACGGTACGGTTATCTTCACCTTCGCGCTGGCTTTCCTGTTCTGGCATCGCCTGTGGTCTGGTGCGGTGCTGATGGTGGCGGCCGTGGCGATTGCCTGGTCCCGCGTTTACCTGGGCGTTCACTGGCCGCTGGATATGGTGGGCGGTTTCCTGGTAGGGCTGATTGGCTGCGTAAGCGCGGCTATTCTGTGGAGCCTCTTTGGCGAAGCGCTTTACCGGACGCTGTCTTCACTCTATCGCACCCTTTTCGCTATCCCGATCCGCAAAGGCTGGATACGTGACTAA